From Quercus lobata isolate SW786 chromosome 1, ValleyOak3.0 Primary Assembly, whole genome shotgun sequence, one genomic window encodes:
- the LOC115978123 gene encoding TMV resistance protein N-like isoform X1, which yields MGTENASSSSCFPSSSSSSVVPGWRYEYHVFISFRGSDTRKKFTSHLYEALRRNGITTFRDDESLERGEFISPELMRAIEESRFAVIIFSKNYASSSWCLTELAKIVECMDKKKLTVLPVFYDVDPSDVRKLRGTFAEAFAKHLNNNNENVQTWKDVVTKVAGISGWDLQDESEATVIQKIIQRISLELDHKFSIVFEHLVGMDSRVKEMLDLCMCEGLDCVHFVGICGMGGIGKTTLAREIYGRIYSDFEAWCFLENVREDAKSKGLVSLQKILLSKIFVGTEIYIHDFYEGINVIGTRLRNKRVLIVLDDVNEEKQLEALAGNGGWFGPGSIIIVTSRDKHLLRSHGVKHIYEAKELNKDEALKLFSWKAFKEPHLEQSYVDLSMEFVRYANGLPLALKVLGSSLFGRTPDAWRSARDNLVAKPKRTIMEILQISLDGLEGIERELLLDIACFFKGGHISYIRDTLESLGHHPDYNIYVLMDKSLITIESNGTLSMHDLLQEMGQDIVCCESPKEPGKRSRLWCYKDVLHVLKNNTGTEFVEGIVLKMPEDKNERLSVEAFSKMKNLRFLKIGYVEPQQGHNRGHIQLPQDLIYLSNELRIIDWYGYPLKSMPTNFQPIKLVELRMRCSGIKKLWKEIMILNELKLIDLSYSQNLIEIPDLSGALNLEKLILQSCTRLYKIHASVGDLKKLVQLDLKGCKNLSSLPNTICSLMALKTLNLCDCSRLVKLPENLGNLEGLEELNVSGTAIRGLFSSSTPLKNLKKLSIGGCAFLLSKKLLNFPLLRRSPDPMGTLTRTLSSLSSLTDLNLSYCNLRTVPDVIGSLSSLNYLNLRGNNFVCLPENIIRLSNLYTLFLSGCKDLRLLPELPLNIKYLEAEGCTSLETLPLRPEDVFCPYLFLINCIKLTDNLGFGDMSSTMLARYIQSPDLRYQNFIIPGSEIPKWFSHQIEEDSMTLHGPSDITGIAVCIIFVIRPHLSLHQPPSEFYEATHWVDLYCFVDGSQISDDLRVGLSEHFGKIDSSHLCIKYVPFIRESDKELSQIDANRFSEIAIEIETQGPGLVVTKWGARLVYEQDIKDLKQNMPGSCICSIIPFEDTSDDSA from the exons ATGGGCACAGAAAACGCCTCCTCCTCCTcatgttttccttcttcttcttcttcttctgttgtGCCTGGATGGAGGTACGAATACCACGTCTTTATCAGTTTTAGAGGCTCCGACACGCGCAAAAAATTTACAAGCCATCTATATGAAGCATTGAGACGGAATGGCATAACCACATTTAGGGATGATGAAAGTCTCGAGAGAGGAGAATTCATCTCCCCAGAACTCATGAGAGCAATTGAAGAGTCGAGATTTGCTGTCataattttctctaaaaacTACGCTTCGTCGAGTTGGTGCTTGACTGAACTAGCAAAGATCGTCGAGTGCATGGACAAGAAGAAGCTGACAGTTCTGCCTGTTTTTTATGATGTGGATCCTAGTGATGTGCGCAAACTGAGGGGGACTTTTGCAGAAGCTTTTGCAAAACATCTCAACAATAACAATGAGAATGTGCAAACTTGGAAAGATGTTGTGACAAAAGTTGCTGGTATCTCTGGATGGGATTTACAGGAtga GAGTGAAGCAACCGTTAtccaaaaaatcattcaaaGGATATCTCTTGAATTGGATCATAAATTCTCAATTGTTTTTGAGCACCTTGTTGGAATGGACTCCCGTGTGAAGGAAATGTTGGATTTATGCATGTGTGAAGGGTTGGATTGTGTCCACTTTGTTGGGATTTGTGGGATGGGTGGAATTGGCAAAACAACTCTTGCCCGAGAAATTTATGGTAGAATTTATAGTGACTTTGAAGCTTGGTGCTTTCTTGAAAATGTTAGAGAAGATGCCAAAAGTAAAGGTTTAGTTTCTTTGCAAAAAATACTTCTTTCTAAGATCTTCGTAGGAActgaaatatatatacatgattttTATGAAGGAATTAATGTCATAGGCACTAGACTACGCAATAAAAGAgttcttattgttcttgatgatgtgaATGAAGAAAAACAACTAGAAGCATTAGCAGGGAATGGTGGTTGGTTTGGTCCCGGGAGTATAATCATTGTAACAAGTAGAGATAAGCATTTGTTGAGAAGCCATGGAGTGAAACATATATATGAAGCTAAGGAGCTGAATAAAGATGAAGCTTTGAAGCTTTTTAGTTGGAAGGCTTTCAAGGAACCTCATCTTGAACAAAGTTATGTGGATTTGTCTATGGAATTTGTGAGATATGCTAATGGCCTTCCTTTAGCTCTTAAAGTTTTAGGTTCTTCATTGTTTGGTAGAACACCTGATGCATGGAGAAGTGCTCGAGATAACCTAGTAGCAAAACCTAAAAGAACCATTATGGAAATACTTCAAATAAGTTTAGATGGGCTAGAGGGTATAGAGAGAGAATTGCTTTtagatattgcatgtttctttaaAGGAGGGCATATATCTTACATAAGAGACACTTTAGAAAGTTTAGGTCACCATCCTGACTACAATATTTATGTTCTTATGGACAAATCTCTCATAACCATTGAATCAAATGGAACTTTGTCGATGCATGATTTGCTACAAGAAATGGGTCAAGACATTGTTTGTTGTGAATCCCCTAAAGAGCCTGGTAAACGTAGTAGGTTATGGTGTTACAAGGATGTCTTGCATGTATTGAAAAATAATACT GGAACAGAGTTTGTTGAAGGTATAGTTCTAAAGATGCCTGAGGATAAAAATGAACGCttaagtgttgaagccttctcaaaaatgaaaaatttgagatttcttAAAATTGGTTATGTGGAACCTCAACAAGGCCATAATAGAGGTCACATCCAACTTCCACAAGACCTCATTTATCTTTCTAATGAGTTGCGCATAATAGATTGGTATGGATATCCTTTAAAATCCATGCCAACCAATTTCCAACCAATTAAACTTGTTGAATTGAGAATGCGTTGCAGTGGcattaaaaaattgtggaaaGAAATTATG attttaaatgagttgaaactCATTGACCTGAGTTACTCTCAAAACTTAATTGAGATTCCAGATCTTAGCGGAGCCTTAAATCTTGAGAAATTAATTCTTCAAAGTTGTACAAGACTATATAAGATTCATGCATCTGTTGGAGATCTCAAAAAGCTTGTTCAATTGGATCTTAAAGGTTGCAAAAACCTTTCAAGTCTTCCTAATACAATTTGTAGTTTGATGGCTCTAAAAACTCTCAATTTATGCGACTGCTCAAGACTTGTGAAATTGCCAGAGAACCTTGGAAATCTTGAAGGCCTAGAGGAGCTAAATGTGAGTGGAACTGCTATAAGAGGGCTATTTTCGTCCTCCACTCccttaaaaaatctcaaaaaactaTCTATTGGTGGATGTGCTTTTCTATTATCCAAAAAGCTCCTCAATTTTCCTTTATTGCGAAGGAGTCCAGATCCAATGGGCACGTTAACGCGTACTTTATCAAGCTTATCCTCTTTGACAGATCTTAATCTAAGTTATTGCAATCTTCGGACGGTCCCTGATGTTATTGGCAGTTTGTCctctttaaattatttaaatctaAGGGGAAATAATTTCGTTTGCCTTCCTGAAAATATCATTCGATTATCGAATCTGTACACTCTTTTTTTGAGTGGTTGCAAGGATCTACGATTACTGCCAGAGCTTCCATTAAATATTAAGTATTTAGAGGCAGAAGGTTGTACCTCGCTGGAAACATTACCCTTAAGACCAGAAGATGTTTTCTGTCCCTATCTCTTTCTTATTAACTGCATCAAATTGACTGACAATCTAGGTTTCGGTGACATGTCCTCAACAATGCTGGCGCGTTACATTCAG AGTCCTGATTTACGttaccaaaattttattatacccGGAAGTGAAATACCAAAATGGTTTAGCCATCAAATTGAGGAGGATTCAATGACTCTGCATGGGCCTTCAGATATTACGGGAATCGCTGTGtgtattatttttgtaatccgCCCCCATCTTTCACTTCACCAGCCTCCTTCAGAATTTTATGAAGCTACACATTGGGTTGATCTTTACTGTTTTGTCGATGGATCTCAAATTTCAGATGACTTAAGGGTTGGTCTTTCCGAACATTTTGGTAAGATTGATTCAAGTCACCTTTGTATAAAATATGTTCCTTTCATAAGGGAAAGCGACAAGGAATTGAGTCAAATAGATGCTAATCGATTTAGTGAGATTGCTATTGAAATAGAAACCCAGGGTCCAGGGTTGGTGGTGACTAAATGGGGAGCCCGTTTGGTGTACGAGCAAGACATTAAAGATCTCAAACAAAACATGCCTGGGTCCTGCATCTGCAGCATCATTCCTTTCGAGGATACTTCAGACGATTCAGCATGA
- the LOC115978123 gene encoding TMV resistance protein N-like isoform X3, with translation MGTENASSSSCFPSSSSSSVVPGWRYEYHVFISFRGSDTRKKFTSHLYEALRRNGITTFRDDESLERGEFISPELMRAIEESRFAVIIFSKNYASSSWCLTELAKIVECMDKKKLTVLPVFYDVDPSDVRKLRGTFAEAFAKHLNNNNENVQTWKDVVTKVAGISGWDLQDESEATVIQKIIQRISLELDHKFSIVFEHLVGMDSRVKEMLDLCMCEGLDCVHFVGICGMGGIGKTTLAREIYGRIYSDFEAWCFLENVREDAKSKGLVSLQKILLSKIFVGTEIYIHDFYEGINVIGTRLRNKRVLIVLDDVNEEKQLEALAGNGGWFGPGSIIIVTSRDKHLLRSHGVKHIYEAKELNKDEALKLFSWKAFKEPHLEQSYVDLSMEFVRYANGLPLALKVLGSSLFGRTPDAWRSARDNLVAKPKRTIMEILQISLDGLEGIERELLLDIACFFKGGHISYIRDTLESLGHHPDYNIYVLMDKSLITIESNGTLSMHDLLQEMGQDIVCCESPKEPGKRSRLWCYKDVLHVLKNNTGTEFVEGIVLKMPEDKNERLSVEAFSKMKNLRFLKIGYVEPQQGHNRGHIQLPQDLIYLSNELRIIDWYGYPLKSMPTNFQPIKLVELRMRCSGIKKLWKEIMILNELKLIDLSYSQNLIEIPDLSGALNLEKLILQSCTRLYKIHASVGDLKKLVQLDLKGCKNLSSLPNTICSLMALKTLNLCDCSRLVKLPENLGNLEGLEELNVSGTAIRGLFSSSTPLKNLKKLSIGGCAFLLSKKLLNFPLLRRSPDPMGTLTRTLSSLSSLTDLNLSYCNLRTVPDVIGSLSSLNYLNLRGNNFVCLPENIIRLSNLYTLFLSGCKDLRLLPELPLNIKYLEAEGCTSLETLPLRPEDVFCPYLFLINCIKLTDNLGFGDMSSTMLARYIQ, from the exons ATGGGCACAGAAAACGCCTCCTCCTCCTcatgttttccttcttcttcttcttcttctgttgtGCCTGGATGGAGGTACGAATACCACGTCTTTATCAGTTTTAGAGGCTCCGACACGCGCAAAAAATTTACAAGCCATCTATATGAAGCATTGAGACGGAATGGCATAACCACATTTAGGGATGATGAAAGTCTCGAGAGAGGAGAATTCATCTCCCCAGAACTCATGAGAGCAATTGAAGAGTCGAGATTTGCTGTCataattttctctaaaaacTACGCTTCGTCGAGTTGGTGCTTGACTGAACTAGCAAAGATCGTCGAGTGCATGGACAAGAAGAAGCTGACAGTTCTGCCTGTTTTTTATGATGTGGATCCTAGTGATGTGCGCAAACTGAGGGGGACTTTTGCAGAAGCTTTTGCAAAACATCTCAACAATAACAATGAGAATGTGCAAACTTGGAAAGATGTTGTGACAAAAGTTGCTGGTATCTCTGGATGGGATTTACAGGAtga GAGTGAAGCAACCGTTAtccaaaaaatcattcaaaGGATATCTCTTGAATTGGATCATAAATTCTCAATTGTTTTTGAGCACCTTGTTGGAATGGACTCCCGTGTGAAGGAAATGTTGGATTTATGCATGTGTGAAGGGTTGGATTGTGTCCACTTTGTTGGGATTTGTGGGATGGGTGGAATTGGCAAAACAACTCTTGCCCGAGAAATTTATGGTAGAATTTATAGTGACTTTGAAGCTTGGTGCTTTCTTGAAAATGTTAGAGAAGATGCCAAAAGTAAAGGTTTAGTTTCTTTGCAAAAAATACTTCTTTCTAAGATCTTCGTAGGAActgaaatatatatacatgattttTATGAAGGAATTAATGTCATAGGCACTAGACTACGCAATAAAAGAgttcttattgttcttgatgatgtgaATGAAGAAAAACAACTAGAAGCATTAGCAGGGAATGGTGGTTGGTTTGGTCCCGGGAGTATAATCATTGTAACAAGTAGAGATAAGCATTTGTTGAGAAGCCATGGAGTGAAACATATATATGAAGCTAAGGAGCTGAATAAAGATGAAGCTTTGAAGCTTTTTAGTTGGAAGGCTTTCAAGGAACCTCATCTTGAACAAAGTTATGTGGATTTGTCTATGGAATTTGTGAGATATGCTAATGGCCTTCCTTTAGCTCTTAAAGTTTTAGGTTCTTCATTGTTTGGTAGAACACCTGATGCATGGAGAAGTGCTCGAGATAACCTAGTAGCAAAACCTAAAAGAACCATTATGGAAATACTTCAAATAAGTTTAGATGGGCTAGAGGGTATAGAGAGAGAATTGCTTTtagatattgcatgtttctttaaAGGAGGGCATATATCTTACATAAGAGACACTTTAGAAAGTTTAGGTCACCATCCTGACTACAATATTTATGTTCTTATGGACAAATCTCTCATAACCATTGAATCAAATGGAACTTTGTCGATGCATGATTTGCTACAAGAAATGGGTCAAGACATTGTTTGTTGTGAATCCCCTAAAGAGCCTGGTAAACGTAGTAGGTTATGGTGTTACAAGGATGTCTTGCATGTATTGAAAAATAATACT GGAACAGAGTTTGTTGAAGGTATAGTTCTAAAGATGCCTGAGGATAAAAATGAACGCttaagtgttgaagccttctcaaaaatgaaaaatttgagatttcttAAAATTGGTTATGTGGAACCTCAACAAGGCCATAATAGAGGTCACATCCAACTTCCACAAGACCTCATTTATCTTTCTAATGAGTTGCGCATAATAGATTGGTATGGATATCCTTTAAAATCCATGCCAACCAATTTCCAACCAATTAAACTTGTTGAATTGAGAATGCGTTGCAGTGGcattaaaaaattgtggaaaGAAATTATG attttaaatgagttgaaactCATTGACCTGAGTTACTCTCAAAACTTAATTGAGATTCCAGATCTTAGCGGAGCCTTAAATCTTGAGAAATTAATTCTTCAAAGTTGTACAAGACTATATAAGATTCATGCATCTGTTGGAGATCTCAAAAAGCTTGTTCAATTGGATCTTAAAGGTTGCAAAAACCTTTCAAGTCTTCCTAATACAATTTGTAGTTTGATGGCTCTAAAAACTCTCAATTTATGCGACTGCTCAAGACTTGTGAAATTGCCAGAGAACCTTGGAAATCTTGAAGGCCTAGAGGAGCTAAATGTGAGTGGAACTGCTATAAGAGGGCTATTTTCGTCCTCCACTCccttaaaaaatctcaaaaaactaTCTATTGGTGGATGTGCTTTTCTATTATCCAAAAAGCTCCTCAATTTTCCTTTATTGCGAAGGAGTCCAGATCCAATGGGCACGTTAACGCGTACTTTATCAAGCTTATCCTCTTTGACAGATCTTAATCTAAGTTATTGCAATCTTCGGACGGTCCCTGATGTTATTGGCAGTTTGTCctctttaaattatttaaatctaAGGGGAAATAATTTCGTTTGCCTTCCTGAAAATATCATTCGATTATCGAATCTGTACACTCTTTTTTTGAGTGGTTGCAAGGATCTACGATTACTGCCAGAGCTTCCATTAAATATTAAGTATTTAGAGGCAGAAGGTTGTACCTCGCTGGAAACATTACCCTTAAGACCAGAAGATGTTTTCTGTCCCTATCTCTTTCTTATTAACTGCATCAAATTGACTGACAATCTAGGTTTCGGTGACATGTCCTCAACAATGCTGGCGCGTTACATTCAG TGA